The genomic DNA ACGGGCACGCCAACGCGCTCGTCGCACACACCCTGGCCGAGGACGCGGCGAAGGAGGGCTAGAGGTCGATGACGACCTTGCCCCGCACGTGCCGGCCGGCCTGGAGCTCGACCGCGCGGCGGATCTGGTCGACCGGGAAGCTCGCCGCGAGGGGCACCCGGATGTGGCCCGCGGCGACCAGGCGGGCGATCTCCTCCAGGGCGCCGCGGGCCGCGTTCGCGCCGTTGGCCGCCGGTACGCCGTCGACCTGCCCGGCGATGGTGCAGATGCGGCCGTCCGGGACGCCCAGTTCCCTGGCGGCGTGCACCGTCTCCGTCCCGTGCAGATCGAGGGCGGCGGTGACGCCGCCGGGAGCGAGGGCCCGGACCCGGTCGGCCAGTCCGTCGCCGTAGACGACCGGCTCGGCCCCGAGGCCGCGCAGGAAATCGGACGATGCCGCCGATCCCGTCCCGATGACGCGCGCTCCCGCGCTCCGGGCCAGTTGGACGGCGAACACCCCGACCCCGCCCCCCGCGCCGCCGATCAGCACGGTGTCGTCCGGGCCGGGACCGACCACGGCGAGGGCGGCGGATGCCGTGCGGCCGGCGATCGTGAGGGTGGCGGCCGTGCGGTCGTCGACGCCGTCGGGGGTGTGGTACGCCTCGTTCGCCGCGGTCTGCCCGGCCGGGTCGATCACCACGAAGTCGGCGACGGCGCGGGAGAGGGCGCTGCCGAACACCCGGTCGCCCGGCGCGAAGCCGGTCACGCCCTCACCGGCCTGGTCGACCACTCCCGCGTAGTCGGTCCCGAACCCGGCCGGAAGGCTCAGGCCGAACCGCGCGGCGGTGTCCGCGTCGGACGTCATGAACCAGTCCATCGGGTTCAGACCGGCCGCGGTGACCCGCACCCGGACCTGCCCCGGGCCTGCCTGCGGAGCGGGAACCTCGCGGATGTCCAGTACTTCGGGGCC from Streptomyces sp. CB09001 includes the following:
- a CDS encoding NADP-dependent oxidoreductase, with product MREQSDQSPTARSRAVRLDSFGGPEVLDIREVPAPQAGPGQVRVRVTAAGLNPMDWFMTSDADTAARFGLSLPAGFGTDYAGVVDQAGEGVTGFAPGDRVFGSALSRAVADFVVIDPAGQTAANEAYHTPDGVDDRTAATLTIAGRTASAALAVVGPGPDDTVLIGGAGGGVGVFAVQLARSAGARVIGTGSAASSDFLRGLGAEPVVYGDGLADRVRALAPGGVTAALDLHGTETVHAARELGVPDGRICTIAGQVDGVPAANGANAARGALEEIARLVAAGHIRVPLAASFPVDQIRRAVELQAGRHVRGKVVIDL